The following coding sequences are from one Planctomycetota bacterium window:
- a CDS encoding zinc ribbon domain-containing protein: protein MPRTVPHWTSQLCSRCGSLGARFSARNGQAVFEPVGKLFACPDCGYLANADHNARVNLHRRFFGEFPEVKRPDKSRRIFRVTRPGQPTVEVDMVQVETTLRLRADDMCRGKATPF, encoded by the coding sequence ATTCCCCGCACGGTTCCCCACTGGACCAGCCAGCTCTGCTCCCGCTGCGGCTCCCTGGGCGCGCGATTCTCCGCCCGCAACGGCCAAGCCGTCTTCGAACCCGTTGGCAAGCTCTTCGCCTGCCCCGACTGCGGCTACCTGGCCAATGCCGACCACAATGCCCGGGTGAACCTGCACAGAAGGTTCTTCGGCGAGTTCCCCGAGGTCAAGAGGCCCGACAAGAGCCGGCGCATCTTCCGAGTGACCAGGCCGGGCCAGCCCACCGTGGAAGTGGACATGGTCCAGGTGGAGACCACGCTGCGCCTGCGCGCCGACGACATGTGCCGAGGCAAGGCCACGCCATTCTGA
- a CDS encoding cellulase family glycosylhydrolase, whose product MSRTPFRPALVGLALLGAASATLAGRWIVPDWPEGQEPKFEAVPLFWFTVADCPLVYRVEVEVPEAADRATALLQTSGYAYVYVNGRQVYSWAPRPRDKDHPEIPADPTRVHELDLTEHLTPGRHALCVSAPAKGFALDGALYTGMKPIQSLESGRGWRVRKFAPTTVVEAEAFLRPGYDGPSAAVREEGQRGQGAGPPTELRASEDLLAKAYRAAFVRRARRDVEDALWRLDLMLRRGVYILGGEAHGWGGPLRLDAAALKRAATAHGAARTLGERVEALEKAPADSVAAVAKDIPEMASLRKALDAVLAETEAASREAFEADERKALALAAAVVGDGLSLQDTLSAPARLREQVDAQVRHPLNHLNQSRYDRLGWIEHAGLTDSDILQWGIRVNPVSGPTKAGPTGEWARFLFSPDPDDEGVRDLRWSIGHNVENQWQRIDPRVSWTKDARFAEHKGIAWYRTRIHAPAEWAGNEVVLTFAVAGRERVWLNDREITELGTGAGNRTYPLPADLLAFGAENFLAFRIDADGDPRGLVGPVELACPALDAPAARETPPTDVLATPLSPCVVLTPWTDTLRIHHAGEAMLLLPGQMKFGRCDYRADRDGKLSANWALLWLTPHTAVSPVRPILLVFRRCPAKIDGVPGQTTIKMSRPRERIIAVRPWVKAKFDDPRFLLRLDDAIGLWRRAALAVPLDYMSVTRLLSPGEPWDKASTEKVPRGPVLGHTVIYDFLETRDEWDTKPLRLAPLPALCSFARDCGFRNLKLDRRAVDIQDGGLLAPYRAVMDADRVSYSYDVEPYPRFAGFTSWMFAGGDAGVPGNQRELELLAALGANSFRPQHNWSDEKPPNPANPGDQRTRVQVTADYANAVGMNYMNNIDQTLGRPREFVRDNYADFMALVGAHYEKIARQLAGRPFWAVAYDLINEPFDHHHARYNPAIKELTRRIRSIDNVHLLYIEPCEAWGAIQQLKLIEPTGDPLTVYSFHDYNFRLNKPDDRWPTLERDLTNIYALWLPAIEFQIRHGCAMHCGEFGGFAGATDDSLAQTLLLNDFFRIFDQFGMHHHYYSGREVYRRLADGSLRPSNVARAYQAYFRRPDFNRHYPLWPSHPKPPQP is encoded by the coding sequence ATGAGCCGAACGCCCTTTCGGCCCGCTCTGGTGGGCCTCGCGCTGCTCGGCGCTGCATCGGCGACGCTGGCGGGACGCTGGATCGTGCCCGACTGGCCCGAGGGTCAGGAGCCGAAGTTCGAGGCCGTGCCGCTGTTCTGGTTCACCGTGGCCGACTGCCCGCTGGTCTACCGCGTGGAGGTGGAGGTGCCCGAGGCCGCCGACCGAGCCACGGCGCTGTTGCAGACGAGCGGCTATGCCTACGTATACGTCAACGGCCGGCAGGTGTACTCCTGGGCGCCCAGGCCACGCGACAAGGACCACCCGGAAATCCCCGCCGACCCCACCCGGGTCCACGAACTGGACCTCACCGAGCATCTGACGCCCGGCCGGCATGCGCTGTGCGTGAGCGCGCCGGCCAAGGGCTTTGCGCTGGACGGCGCGCTGTACACGGGGATGAAGCCGATCCAATCCCTGGAGAGCGGCCGCGGTTGGCGGGTGCGCAAGTTCGCGCCGACGACGGTCGTCGAGGCCGAGGCATTCCTGCGGCCCGGGTACGATGGCCCGTCCGCGGCGGTCCGCGAGGAGGGCCAGCGCGGGCAGGGAGCTGGGCCGCCGACGGAGCTGCGCGCGAGCGAGGACCTCCTGGCGAAAGCCTATCGCGCGGCCTTCGTGCGCCGCGCCCGCCGGGATGTGGAGGACGCCCTCTGGCGGCTCGACCTGATGTTGAGGCGGGGAGTCTACATCCTGGGCGGCGAGGCGCACGGGTGGGGCGGGCCGTTGCGTCTGGACGCAGCCGCGCTCAAGCGCGCCGCCACGGCCCACGGCGCGGCTCGCACCCTGGGCGAGCGCGTCGAAGCGCTGGAAAAGGCGCCGGCGGATTCGGTCGCCGCCGTGGCGAAGGACATTCCCGAGATGGCCAGCCTGCGAAAGGCGCTCGACGCCGTGCTCGCCGAAACCGAGGCGGCCAGCCGCGAGGCCTTTGAGGCCGACGAGCGCAAGGCGCTCGCCCTGGCCGCTGCCGTGGTGGGGGACGGCCTGTCGCTCCAGGACACGCTCAGCGCCCCGGCGCGGCTTCGCGAGCAGGTGGATGCCCAGGTGCGCCACCCCCTCAACCATCTCAACCAGAGCCGCTACGACCGCCTGGGCTGGATCGAGCACGCCGGCCTCACCGACAGCGATATCCTCCAATGGGGCATTCGCGTGAACCCCGTGTCCGGGCCCACCAAGGCCGGGCCGACGGGCGAGTGGGCGCGCTTCCTCTTCTCCCCCGACCCCGACGACGAGGGCGTGCGCGACCTGCGCTGGAGCATCGGCCACAACGTTGAGAACCAGTGGCAGCGGATTGACCCCCGCGTGAGCTGGACCAAGGACGCCCGGTTCGCCGAGCACAAGGGCATCGCCTGGTACCGCACGCGAATCCACGCCCCGGCCGAGTGGGCGGGCAACGAGGTCGTGCTGACGTTCGCCGTCGCAGGCCGGGAGCGCGTATGGCTCAACGACAGGGAAATCACCGAACTGGGCACAGGAGCCGGCAACCGCACGTACCCGTTGCCGGCGGACCTGCTGGCGTTCGGGGCAGAGAACTTCCTCGCCTTCCGGATCGACGCGGACGGCGATCCGCGGGGCCTGGTCGGCCCGGTGGAACTGGCCTGCCCCGCGCTCGACGCGCCGGCCGCCAGAGAGACTCCGCCCACCGACGTCCTGGCGACGCCCCTGAGCCCCTGCGTCGTGCTCACGCCGTGGACCGACACCCTGCGAATCCACCACGCCGGCGAGGCCATGCTGCTCTTGCCCGGGCAGATGAAGTTCGGGCGATGCGACTACCGGGCCGACCGCGACGGGAAGCTCTCGGCGAACTGGGCGCTCCTGTGGCTCACGCCCCACACGGCCGTCAGCCCCGTGCGGCCGATCCTGCTCGTCTTCCGCAGGTGCCCGGCCAAGATTGACGGCGTGCCAGGGCAGACGACCATCAAGATGAGCCGCCCGCGAGAACGCATCATCGCCGTCCGCCCCTGGGTCAAAGCGAAATTCGACGACCCCCGATTCCTCCTCCGCCTCGACGACGCCATCGGCCTCTGGCGCCGGGCCGCCCTGGCCGTGCCCCTCGACTACATGTCCGTGACCCGCCTCCTCTCCCCGGGCGAGCCCTGGGACAAGGCCTCCACCGAGAAAGTCCCCCGCGGGCCCGTGCTGGGCCACACGGTGATCTACGACTTCCTCGAGACCAGGGACGAATGGGACACGAAGCCCCTCCGCCTGGCGCCGCTGCCGGCCCTGTGCAGCTTCGCACGCGACTGCGGCTTCCGCAACCTGAAGCTCGACCGCCGAGCGGTGGACATCCAGGACGGCGGCCTCCTGGCCCCCTACCGCGCAGTGATGGACGCCGACCGCGTGAGCTACAGCTACGACGTCGAGCCGTACCCGCGCTTCGCCGGCTTCACGAGCTGGATGTTCGCCGGCGGCGACGCCGGCGTGCCCGGCAACCAGCGCGAGCTGGAGCTCCTCGCCGCCCTCGGCGCCAACAGCTTCCGCCCCCAGCACAACTGGTCCGACGAGAAACCCCCCAACCCCGCCAACCCCGGCGACCAACGCACCCGCGTGCAAGTCACCGCCGACTACGCCAACGCCGTCGGCATGAACTACATGAACAACATTGATCAAACCCTCGGCCGCCCGCGCGAGTTCGTCCGCGACAACTACGCCGACTTCATGGCCCTCGTCGGCGCCCACTACGAGAAGATCGCCCGCCAGCTCGCAGGCCGCCCCTTCTGGGCCGTGGCCTACGACCTCATCAATGAGCCCTTCGACCACCACCACGCCCGCTACAACCCCGCCATCAAGGAACTCACCCGACGCATCCGCTCCATTGACAACGTCCACCTCCTCTACATCGAGCCCTGCGAGGCCTGGGGCGCCATCCAGCAGCTCAAACTCATCGAGCCCACCGGCGACCCCCTCACCGTCTACAGCTTCCACGACTACAACTTCCGCCTCAACAAGCCCGACGACCGCTGGCCCACCCTCGAACGCGACCTCACCAACATCTACGCCCTCTGGCTCCCCGCCATCGAATTCCAGATCCGCCACGGCTGCGCCATGCACTGCGGCGAGTTCGGCGGCTTCGCCGGCGCCACCGACGACTCCCTCGCCCAGACCCTCCTCCTCAACGACTTCTTCCGCATCTTCGACCAGTTCGGCATGCACCACCACTACTACAGCGGGCGCGAAGTCTACCGCCGCCTGGCCGACGGCTCGCTGCGCCCCAGCAACGTCGCCCGCGCCTACCAGGCCTACTTCCGCCGCCCCGACTTCAACCGCCACTACCCCCTCTGGCCCAGCCACCCCAAGCCGCCCCAGCCGTAG
- a CDS encoding right-handed parallel beta-helix repeat-containing protein, translating into MKPLLLWGVGLAAVVACTRTPAATVDAARFVDRSLGDCGFQRAIDSLPAEGGVVELPEGRYALERYLFLKSGTTLRGKGRGTILAAGRRETRRNVARDAPANSTEIVVEGDLASLAPGMLAYAWRFRAPSWMGYIKPYRVKEIRGQTLVFAEPVPCEMLLRNRAQVSWGFTTALAAPAKKGEKAIRVEHPELLPPGHGLTLAGEGDLWNHHFNAVVAVEGSTLVLERPLGVSAQAGTLVHHAYSAITADGQENIAVEDLAVEGWAGDERPICRNFYYSGIHTVRCSGVALRRVEVRDWQADGVSIQAGRNCRVEHCVATGNSGHGFHSGTDFTDGLWVNLRAVANGGDGFYYCWHDKNVVVRHCVLSENQGHGVGGLGNPGDRRCIVEGNTIERNGRAGVEVNGGMDSGSVIRSNIIRDNSRARPGQWPGIALFASAEDARGYTVEDNVVESTLAEPTQWVGIEERCGDPPRREVERDGQKVVETRLADENAIRRNRVSGHRTADIIVVGPKTVCEENPGARVAAGAAAPK; encoded by the coding sequence GTGAAGCCCCTCTTGCTGTGGGGGGTCGGGCTCGCGGCCGTGGTGGCCTGCACCCGGACGCCGGCCGCGACAGTGGACGCTGCGAGGTTCGTTGACCGCTCGCTCGGCGATTGCGGGTTCCAGAGGGCCATTGACTCGCTGCCCGCGGAGGGCGGGGTGGTGGAACTGCCCGAGGGGCGGTACGCGCTGGAACGCTACCTGTTCCTGAAGAGCGGCACGACCCTGCGGGGCAAGGGCCGCGGAACCATTCTGGCGGCCGGCAGGCGCGAGACGCGCCGAAACGTGGCCAGGGACGCGCCGGCGAACAGCACGGAGATCGTCGTCGAAGGCGACCTGGCGTCCCTGGCGCCCGGGATGCTCGCCTATGCCTGGCGGTTCCGCGCGCCAAGCTGGATGGGCTACATCAAGCCGTATCGCGTCAAGGAGATTCGCGGCCAGACGCTCGTCTTTGCCGAGCCCGTTCCGTGCGAGATGCTGCTCAGGAACCGCGCGCAGGTTTCGTGGGGATTCACCACCGCGCTCGCCGCGCCGGCGAAGAAGGGCGAGAAGGCCATTCGGGTCGAACACCCCGAATTGCTGCCCCCCGGCCACGGCCTCACGCTCGCCGGGGAGGGCGACCTGTGGAATCACCACTTCAACGCGGTCGTGGCCGTCGAGGGCAGCACGCTCGTGCTGGAGCGGCCTCTGGGCGTGAGTGCCCAGGCGGGCACACTCGTCCACCACGCCTACTCCGCGATCACCGCCGACGGGCAGGAGAACATCGCCGTGGAGGACCTGGCCGTGGAGGGCTGGGCAGGCGACGAGCGTCCCATCTGCCGGAACTTCTACTACAGCGGCATCCACACCGTGCGGTGCAGCGGGGTCGCCCTGCGGCGTGTCGAGGTGCGCGACTGGCAAGCCGATGGCGTGAGCATCCAGGCGGGGCGGAACTGCCGGGTCGAGCACTGTGTAGCCACAGGCAACTCGGGCCACGGCTTCCACTCGGGCACCGACTTCACGGACGGCCTGTGGGTCAACCTCCGAGCGGTCGCCAACGGCGGCGACGGCTTCTACTACTGTTGGCACGACAAGAACGTGGTCGTCCGCCACTGCGTCCTGAGCGAGAACCAGGGCCACGGCGTCGGCGGCCTGGGCAACCCGGGCGACCGCCGCTGCATCGTGGAGGGCAACACCATCGAGCGCAACGGCCGGGCAGGCGTCGAGGTCAACGGCGGCATGGACTCGGGCAGCGTCATCCGCAGCAACATCATCCGCGACAACTCGCGCGCAAGGCCCGGCCAGTGGCCGGGCATCGCGCTCTTCGCCTCGGCCGAGGATGCCCGGGGCTACACGGTCGAGGACAACGTGGTCGAGAGCACCCTCGCGGAGCCGACCCAGTGGGTGGGCATCGAGGAGCGCTGCGGCGACCCGCCCCGCCGCGAGGTCGAGCGGGACGGCCAGAAGGTGGTCGAGACCCGCCTTGCCGACGAGAACGCCATTCGCCGCAACAGGGTTTCGGGCCATCGGACCGCCGACATCATCGTCGTGGGCCCGAAGACGGTGTGCGAGGAGAACCCCGGCGCCAGGGTGGCCGCGGGCGCCGCCGCGCCGAAGTGA
- a CDS encoding beta-galactosidase — MADRLAIAMVLAWGAAFAAEAEGPPAAHTPLRTLDLQLATPHLPLLKRHARGEFKAFFLTPAGHTLAHVREFVQRADIAADYFAVARPEPPADGLSADHLAELQKKIASFAPQVLVTLGIPWHAGLKAQLAGELLGRVRDGMGAVVVVRDPKDEPELAAALAGLRELAEPPLPSAAVSVPPVRRYALGKGRVALVVCPWRDDGDAGAAALGEWATLRLLRETARVAELRWRGFEYSYAFLADLARWAAGQDTPIVVTEAALKGNVVAVGVRNAGGKAKALVQVTLRSRRWEVRTDGAATVDLPEGESQHLVTLGKAPDSGPLGIEVHVRDGDGRTLAFGTAGASAYGAVTMKVAPQPSAYQPAEQPGACIVELAGATPGGRLEVSVLDRFGRLVARSIHDVRLTNGRGQAGSMLREVRALDPYHEVVARFYSAEEPPRLLAEATADLFLLPPRSPVGQGFALGVWGAARRDPLHLQGLLAATHDGGLTLHSGSDDDAVLYATGGVKAATVGLPVAKDLAAADGAKADWQKQAREQFDSGARLIALGGERRVPEGLAGHPQILAAFREWLKPRYADIAELNRAWGAQFADFAQVVPRERRDLGTSPNLAPWLEFRLFLGEWVGERYLKAPAAWAAEIAPELAVGEWTTAEPSDAWPVDWSRYATCCRGTVAAGGRQGVLEELFRCFAPGARFGVRLDQPVRAPDAPARLAPWLALLNGGSLCWAGDLRDVATPDLRPAAAYATLAKEEFRDLTEGIDRLILASAFAADRIAIGYSYPSWLADSAALARGAKTLVEELGFQHDLVTMDDVAAGRLEKDGYRLFLLEQASCLSSEQAEGVKRFAEAGGVVLCLGRNGWRNLRGTPHPEGCLLDPLAGVDTAQATPLGKTMAASPGGPSLTLDVALAGVQAKDASVLTGVSVEGKDLPVWTVRDAGKGKVYWLNARLALDGGHAVQRAQWELLDHVVAMAGVKPRCRLFQGGQPVFGAETWYYESPSKRTLIVARHVSPRMEGHANVRFDRKAHVYELRTHRYFGETDQIQDTFPEGTVRLYALTDCKLQKPMAKAEEGRHEPGSAVRVQCHMLTYGKEVEVDLVPYRLQVFDASGRELAAYRRVVLAPGGKHTFELPLALDHPPGRQSVVITDPFTGQEARAYFLVAKVEEKKR, encoded by the coding sequence ATGGCCGACCGGCTCGCGATCGCGATGGTTCTTGCCTGGGGCGCCGCCTTCGCCGCCGAGGCCGAGGGGCCGCCCGCGGCCCACACGCCGCTCAGGACGCTGGACCTCCAGCTCGCCACGCCGCATCTGCCCCTCTTGAAACGGCACGCGAGGGGCGAGTTCAAGGCGTTCTTCCTCACCCCGGCCGGCCACACGCTGGCGCACGTGCGCGAGTTCGTGCAACGGGCCGATATTGCGGCCGATTACTTCGCCGTCGCGAGACCTGAGCCGCCGGCCGACGGGCTGAGCGCCGACCACCTGGCGGAGCTCCAGAAGAAGATCGCGTCGTTCGCGCCCCAGGTGCTCGTGACGCTGGGCATCCCGTGGCACGCGGGGCTGAAGGCCCAACTCGCGGGAGAGTTGCTGGGGCGGGTGCGCGACGGGATGGGCGCCGTGGTTGTTGTGCGCGACCCGAAGGACGAGCCCGAGCTGGCCGCGGCGCTCGCCGGGCTCAGGGAACTGGCCGAGCCGCCGCTGCCCAGCGCGGCCGTGAGCGTGCCGCCCGTGCGCCGCTACGCGCTGGGGAAGGGGCGAGTGGCGCTGGTTGTATGCCCGTGGCGCGACGATGGCGACGCGGGCGCAGCCGCGCTGGGCGAGTGGGCCACCCTCCGCCTCCTGCGCGAGACCGCCCGAGTCGCCGAGCTTCGCTGGCGCGGGTTCGAGTACAGCTATGCGTTCCTTGCGGACCTGGCTCGATGGGCGGCGGGACAGGACACGCCGATCGTCGTCACCGAGGCGGCGCTCAAAGGCAATGTCGTGGCGGTGGGAGTCCGCAACGCGGGGGGCAAGGCGAAGGCGCTCGTGCAGGTGACCCTCAGGAGCCGGCGCTGGGAGGTGCGGACCGACGGGGCCGCCACGGTGGACCTGCCGGAGGGCGAGAGCCAGCACCTGGTCACGCTGGGCAAAGCCCCCGACAGCGGGCCGCTGGGCATCGAGGTGCACGTGCGCGATGGGGACGGCAGGACTCTCGCGTTCGGCACCGCCGGCGCCTCGGCGTATGGGGCCGTGACGATGAAGGTGGCGCCCCAGCCCAGCGCCTACCAGCCCGCGGAGCAACCGGGAGCGTGCATCGTCGAGCTGGCGGGCGCGACGCCCGGCGGGCGCCTGGAGGTGTCGGTGCTCGACCGCTTCGGGCGGCTCGTCGCCCGCAGCATTCACGACGTGAGGCTGACGAACGGCCGGGGCCAGGCCGGCTCGATGCTTCGGGAGGTGCGCGCGCTGGACCCGTACCACGAGGTGGTCGCGCGCTTCTACTCGGCGGAAGAGCCGCCGCGCCTGCTGGCCGAAGCGACAGCCGACCTGTTCCTGCTCCCGCCCAGATCGCCTGTCGGGCAGGGCTTCGCCCTCGGCGTGTGGGGCGCCGCGCGGCGCGACCCGCTCCATCTGCAAGGGCTGCTCGCCGCGACGCACGACGGGGGCCTCACCCTGCACAGCGGCTCGGACGACGATGCCGTGCTCTATGCGACCGGGGGCGTCAAGGCCGCGACCGTGGGGTTGCCCGTGGCGAAGGACCTGGCAGCCGCGGACGGCGCGAAGGCCGACTGGCAGAAGCAGGCGCGGGAGCAATTCGACTCCGGGGCTCGGCTCATCGCCCTGGGCGGCGAGCGGCGCGTTCCCGAGGGCCTGGCAGGCCACCCGCAGATTCTTGCCGCGTTCCGCGAGTGGCTGAAGCCGCGGTATGCGGACATCGCCGAGCTGAACCGGGCGTGGGGCGCGCAGTTCGCCGACTTCGCCCAGGTGGTGCCGAGGGAACGCCGGGACCTCGGCACCTCGCCGAACCTCGCCCCGTGGCTCGAGTTCCGCCTCTTCCTCGGCGAGTGGGTGGGCGAGCGCTACCTGAAGGCCCCGGCCGCGTGGGCCGCGGAGATCGCCCCGGAACTCGCCGTCGGCGAGTGGACGACTGCCGAGCCTTCCGACGCCTGGCCGGTGGACTGGAGCCGCTACGCCACGTGTTGCAGGGGCACGGTGGCCGCAGGCGGGCGTCAGGGCGTGCTCGAGGAGCTGTTCCGCTGTTTCGCCCCCGGCGCCCGTTTCGGCGTGCGCCTCGACCAGCCCGTGAGGGCGCCCGACGCCCCCGCCCGCCTGGCCCCCTGGCTCGCGCTGCTGAATGGCGGCAGCCTCTGCTGGGCCGGCGACCTGCGGGACGTGGCCACCCCGGACCTTCGGCCTGCCGCCGCCTATGCGACCCTGGCGAAGGAGGAGTTCCGCGACCTGACGGAGGGGATCGACCGCCTCATCCTCGCGAGCGCCTTTGCCGCCGACAGGATCGCCATCGGCTACTCATATCCCTCGTGGCTCGCGGATTCCGCGGCCCTTGCCCGGGGCGCCAAGACCCTGGTGGAGGAACTGGGCTTCCAGCATGACCTCGTGACGATGGACGACGTGGCGGCCGGGCGACTGGAGAAGGACGGCTACCGGCTCTTCCTCCTCGAGCAGGCGAGCTGCCTCTCCAGCGAGCAAGCCGAGGGGGTGAAGCGCTTCGCCGAGGCCGGCGGCGTCGTGCTGTGCCTCGGGCGGAACGGCTGGCGCAACCTCCGCGGCACTCCGCACCCCGAAGGCTGCCTCCTCGACCCCCTGGCGGGCGTGGACACTGCTCAGGCGACGCCTCTCGGCAAGACGATGGCCGCGTCGCCCGGCGGGCCGTCGCTCACGCTCGACGTCGCGCTCGCGGGGGTGCAGGCGAAGGATGCCAGCGTGCTGACGGGCGTGAGCGTGGAGGGGAAGGACCTGCCGGTGTGGACCGTGCGCGACGCCGGCAAGGGCAAGGTCTACTGGCTCAACGCGCGCCTCGCACTCGATGGGGGGCACGCTGTGCAGAGAGCGCAGTGGGAGCTTCTCGACCACGTGGTGGCCATGGCCGGCGTGAAGCCACGGTGCAGGCTCTTCCAGGGCGGGCAGCCGGTCTTCGGCGCGGAAACGTGGTACTACGAGTCCCCTTCGAAACGCACGCTGATCGTCGCCCGCCACGTCTCGCCTAGGATGGAGGGCCACGCGAACGTGCGCTTCGACCGCAAGGCGCACGTCTACGAACTGCGCACGCACCGGTACTTCGGCGAGACGGACCAGATCCAGGACACCTTCCCCGAGGGCACGGTGCGCCTCTACGCGCTCACCGACTGCAAGTTGCAGAAGCCGATGGCCAAGGCCGAGGAGGGGAGGCACGAGCCCGGCTCGGCGGTGCGGGTGCAGTGCCACATGCTCACCTACGGCAAGGAGGTGGAAGTGGACCTCGTGCCGTATCGGCTACAGGTCTTCGACGCGTCGGGAAGAGAGCTTGCCGCCTACCGGCGCGTGGTGCTGGCCCCGGGCGGAAAGCACACATTCGAGCTGCCCTTGGCCCTCGACCACCCGCCGGGGCGGCAGTCCGTCGTCATCACCGACCCGTTTACGGGCCAGGAGGCGCGGGCCTACTTCCTTGTCGCCAAGGTGGAGGAGAAGAAGCGGTGA
- a CDS encoding ADP-ribosylglycohydrolase family protein produces MLEAKGLWLAAALVLLAAAAQAGEIRRLSRAELLDRLRGGWAGQMIGNVQGLPFEFKYKDEPGPLPDFTPNLPRCPSDDDTDIEWTHLHTMDRLGTLLVPYPELAREWVRSINRRIWVSNEQARKLIGQGITPPWTSHFALNPHARYNLSGQFCAEAFGLLAPGLPREAARIARHYLHITVRGEPIQAGAHTTAMISLAFFERDVPRLIARSLAAVDPESQHAEMLRDVIAWHQQWPSDWQATRSAIQRKYRDERGWNMNATVTNGALVAAALLYGKGDFVQTMRLSFAMGYDADCNAATCGTVLGVMLGAKAMAAHPGWVLPEHYDNNTRDGLPKSETMDDLVALTARLAEKAILAAGGRIVGAMSPSRDTRRGDTPPTGDGDAAVYLIPAQEPALLERLKDGLPTGGLDEVNAAMDKEALARLDDPSPAARAFAAIRLANRRDRLSPAEAARVRAVLDEALKDDVLAPLARP; encoded by the coding sequence ATGCTCGAAGCAAAGGGACTCTGGCTCGCCGCCGCCCTCGTGCTGCTCGCAGCGGCGGCCCAGGCGGGGGAGATTCGCCGCCTGTCGCGCGCCGAACTCCTCGACCGCCTCCGCGGCGGATGGGCGGGGCAGATGATCGGCAATGTCCAGGGGCTGCCCTTCGAGTTCAAGTACAAGGACGAGCCCGGCCCTCTCCCCGACTTCACGCCCAACCTGCCGCGCTGCCCCAGCGACGACGATACGGACATCGAATGGACCCACCTCCACACGATGGACCGCCTGGGCACGCTGCTCGTGCCCTACCCCGAACTGGCCCGCGAATGGGTGCGCTCGATCAACCGCCGCATCTGGGTCTCCAACGAGCAGGCCCGCAAGCTCATCGGCCAGGGCATCACCCCGCCCTGGACCTCGCACTTCGCCCTCAACCCTCACGCGAGGTACAACCTCTCGGGTCAGTTCTGCGCCGAGGCATTCGGCCTGCTGGCCCCCGGCCTGCCCCGCGAGGCCGCCCGCATCGCCCGGCACTACCTCCACATCACCGTCCGCGGCGAGCCGATCCAGGCCGGCGCCCATACCACCGCGATGATCAGCCTGGCCTTCTTCGAGCGCGACGTGCCCCGCCTCATCGCCCGCTCGCTGGCCGCCGTGGACCCCGAGAGCCAGCATGCCGAGATGCTGCGCGACGTGATCGCCTGGCATCAGCAGTGGCCCAGCGACTGGCAGGCGACCCGCTCGGCCATCCAGAGGAAGTACCGCGACGAGCGGGGCTGGAACATGAACGCCACCGTGACCAACGGCGCCCTCGTCGCCGCCGCGCTGCTCTACGGCAAGGGCGACTTCGTGCAGACGATGCGCCTGAGCTTCGCCATGGGCTACGACGCCGACTGCAACGCCGCCACCTGCGGCACCGTGCTCGGCGTCATGCTCGGCGCCAAGGCCATGGCCGCCCACCCCGGCTGGGTGCTCCCCGAGCACTACGACAACAACACCCGCGACGGCCTGCCGAAGTCCGAGACAATGGACGACCTGGTCGCCCTCACCGCCCGCCTCGCCGAGAAGGCCATCCTCGCCGCCGGCGGGAGGATTGTGGGCGCGATGTCCCCGTCCCGCGACACGCGGCGTGGGGACACGCCGCCCACAGGCGACGGCGATGCCGCCGTCTACCTCATCCCCGCCCAGGAGCCGGCCCTCCTCGAGCGCCTCAAGGACGGCTTGCCCACGGGCGGCCTTGACGAAGTGAACGCGGCAATGGACAAGGAGGCGCTCGCGCGCCTCGACGACCCCAGCCCCGCCGCCCGCGCCTTCGCCGCCATCCGCCTCGCCAACCGACGCGACCGACTCTCCCCCGCCGAAGCGGCCCGCGTGCGCGCCGTGCTTGACGAGGCACTCAAGGACGACGTGCTTGCCCCTCTCGCCAGGCCCTGA